A single Halarcobacter anaerophilus DNA region contains:
- a CDS encoding biotin synthase: MNAKINQTKDIFLCAICNIESGTCNEDCKFCTQSVKYKADIQRYKQKEIEQIVEEAKMARKNSANGFCLVTAGKGLTDKRLAFVCEAAKAVKKENLGLILIACNGTASVEQLEKLKEAGVDAYNHNLETSRDFYPEIVTTHSWDERYQTCKNVKEVGLRLVCGGIFGLGETQEQRVSMLESIASLEPMNVPLNFFIPNKALPIEASTIKREEAFELITLARKMIPNAKKIMIAGGRELMFGEEQYKIFDKGANAFVIGNYLTTEGKSAQEDIDELEKLGFKIKRERA; this comes from the coding sequence ATGAACGCAAAAATTAATCAAACAAAAGATATATTTTTATGTGCCATTTGTAATATTGAGAGTGGTACTTGTAATGAAGACTGTAAGTTTTGTACTCAAAGTGTAAAATATAAAGCAGATATTCAAAGATATAAACAAAAAGAGATAGAACAAATTGTCGAAGAGGCAAAAATGGCAAGAAAAAACAGTGCCAACGGTTTTTGCCTTGTAACGGCAGGGAAAGGGCTAACCGATAAAAGACTTGCTTTTGTCTGTGAAGCAGCAAAGGCAGTTAAAAAAGAGAATTTAGGCTTAATCTTAATTGCCTGTAACGGTACGGCTAGCGTAGAGCAGTTGGAAAAACTAAAAGAGGCGGGAGTTGATGCTTATAATCACAATTTAGAGACTTCAAGGGATTTTTACCCTGAAATTGTTACGACTCACTCTTGGGATGAAAGATATCAAACCTGTAAAAACGTAAAAGAGGTAGGTTTAAGACTTGTATGCGGAGGAATTTTCGGTTTGGGTGAGACTCAAGAACAAAGAGTCTCTATGTTAGAATCGATTGCTTCTTTAGAACCTATGAATGTGCCTTTGAACTTTTTTATTCCAAATAAAGCTTTGCCTATTGAAGCAAGTACGATTAAAAGAGAAGAAGCCTTTGAATTAATCACTTTAGCAAGAAAAATGATTCCTAATGCAAAAAAAATTATGATTGCAGGAGGAAGAGAGCTGATGTTCGGTGAGGAACAATATAAAATTTTCGATAAAGGAGCGAATGCTTTTGTAATCGGGAATTATTTGACAACAGAAGGAAAATCTGCCCAAGAAGATATTGATGAACTTGAAAAATTAGGTTTTAAAATTAAAAGAGAGAGAGCTTAA
- a CDS encoding metallophosphoesterase family protein gives MKIGILSDSHYKIDYTKEVINLLKEKGARYLIHAGDLCREENLKLLKESELTYVCVFGNNDSSLLGFSSTYNIKKEPYYFKIKDISFKLMHLPFYLVGDTDVVIFGHTHIFESEYKNKTLFINPGEVCAREKPLIESVLLEINENEYIIRYYSKETNKKNFKEKEIRYERKN, from the coding sequence ATGAAAATAGGCATCTTATCAGATAGTCATTATAAAATCGACTATACAAAAGAGGTTATAAATCTTTTAAAAGAAAAAGGTGCCCGATATTTGATTCATGCAGGGGACTTATGCCGTGAAGAGAATCTTAAACTTTTAAAAGAGTCAGAACTTACATATGTTTGTGTTTTTGGAAACAACGACTCCTCTTTGTTAGGATTTTCTTCAACGTATAATATAAAAAAAGAGCCTTACTATTTTAAAATAAAAGATATAAGTTTTAAACTTATGCATCTGCCTTTTTATTTAGTAGGGGATACTGATGTGGTAATTTTCGGGCATACACATATTTTTGAAAGTGAGTATAAAAACAAAACGTTGTTTATAAATCCCGGAGAAGTGTGTGCAAGAGAGAAACCTTTGATCGAATCGGTATTGTTAGAAATTAATGAAAATGAGTATATAATCCGCTATTACTCAAAAGAAACAAATAAAAAAAATTTTAAAGAAAAAGAGATTAGATATGAACGCAAAAATTAA
- the topA gene encoding type I DNA topoisomerase, with product MKNLVIVESPAKAKTISKFLGKDYRVMASMGHVRDLPKSKLGFDPDNNFEPKYLISSDKKRVISDLKKEISKDTTIYLAADEDREGEAIAWHLIPALKIEKNPIKRIVFHEITKDAILEAINNPREVNQKLVDAQQARRILDRAVGYELSPLLWKKVRYGLSAGRVQSVAVRIIVDRENEIRAFVPEEFWKIKANFINPELKAELAKIEGKAKKIKNEEEAKAIEASINQGVFKLFDIEEKQSTRNPAAPFTTSTLQQEASRKIGLSVKQTMVIAQQLYEGNVGSIPNHTGGLITYMRTDSLNLSKVATSAAKEVIEREYGKEYSLSKPRVYKAKSKGAQEAHEAIRPVNMALKPSDIKPYVENAQYRLYSLIWKRTLATQMATAKIANTTYKISAGKNEEFEFQSKGQRIIFPGFMKAYTEGSDNPEAALDSNEKILPTIKVGTTLNLEKLDLEQNFTKPPSRYTEASLVKKLESEGIGRPSTYAPTISTIQQREYVVKTEDKKLAPTPTGEIVNSFLVDHFPEIVDLGFTAKVEEDFDEIAEGKIAWQKVMQHFYGDFKKSINEKEKTVNKEDYLQVRELGIDPKSGKPVSARVGRFGPFIQIGTKDDEEKPKFVAIPEHLNMDTITLDEALFLFTLPRVVGQNEAGEDIKANIGRFGPYLQVKTKFYSLKEDDPYTIELPRALEVIKQIDEAKAKARIKEFPEEKIQILIGQYGPYIKQGRKNFKIPKSVEAENLTLEETLEIIAKDPKSKTTAKKRSSTKKSTAKKTTAKKTASKTTKK from the coding sequence GTGAAAAATTTAGTAATAGTAGAGTCACCGGCAAAAGCAAAAACAATTTCAAAGTTTTTAGGCAAAGATTATAGAGTTATGGCTTCAATGGGGCATGTAAGAGATTTGCCAAAGTCAAAATTAGGGTTTGATCCGGACAATAATTTTGAACCTAAGTATTTAATATCCAGCGATAAAAAAAGAGTTATCAGCGATCTGAAAAAAGAGATAAGCAAAGATACCACTATATACCTAGCAGCCGATGAGGATAGAGAGGGAGAAGCTATTGCCTGGCACTTAATCCCTGCACTAAAAATAGAAAAAAACCCTATAAAAAGAATAGTTTTTCACGAAATTACAAAAGATGCAATTTTAGAAGCAATAAACAACCCAAGAGAAGTAAATCAAAAATTAGTTGATGCTCAACAAGCAAGAAGGATTTTAGATAGAGCCGTAGGTTATGAACTCTCTCCTCTTCTTTGGAAAAAAGTAAGATACGGTCTTAGCGCAGGAAGAGTGCAAAGCGTTGCCGTTAGAATAATTGTTGACAGAGAAAATGAGATAAGAGCTTTTGTTCCTGAAGAGTTTTGGAAAATAAAAGCAAATTTTATAAATCCCGAATTAAAAGCGGAATTGGCAAAAATTGAGGGCAAAGCAAAAAAAATAAAAAATGAAGAAGAGGCAAAAGCCATAGAAGCTTCGATAAATCAAGGAGTATTTAAACTTTTTGATATTGAAGAGAAGCAAAGCACTAGAAATCCTGCCGCACCTTTTACCACTTCAACCTTGCAACAAGAAGCAAGTAGAAAAATAGGTTTATCCGTAAAACAGACAATGGTAATAGCACAGCAGCTTTATGAAGGAAATGTGGGAAGTATCCCTAACCATACGGGTGGTTTGATAACTTATATGAGAACTGACTCTTTAAATCTTTCAAAAGTTGCTACAAGTGCCGCTAAAGAAGTTATTGAAAGAGAGTACGGGAAAGAGTACTCTTTAAGCAAACCAAGAGTTTACAAAGCAAAATCAAAAGGTGCGCAAGAGGCTCACGAAGCAATTCGTCCCGTTAATATGGCTTTAAAACCAAGCGATATTAAACCTTATGTCGAAAATGCCCAATATAGACTTTACAGTCTTATTTGGAAAAGAACTCTTGCAACACAAATGGCAACAGCTAAAATTGCAAATACAACATATAAAATAAGTGCAGGGAAAAATGAAGAGTTTGAGTTTCAATCAAAAGGTCAAAGAATAATATTCCCAGGTTTTATGAAAGCCTATACTGAAGGAAGCGATAATCCTGAAGCAGCTTTAGACAGCAATGAAAAAATACTTCCTACTATAAAAGTAGGAACAACTCTAAATTTAGAAAAACTGGATTTAGAACAAAACTTTACAAAACCGCCTTCAAGATACACAGAAGCTAGTTTAGTTAAAAAATTAGAGAGTGAAGGTATAGGAAGACCGTCAACTTATGCGCCTACAATTTCAACAATTCAACAAAGAGAGTATGTGGTAAAAACAGAAGATAAAAAACTAGCACCCACTCCGACAGGAGAGATTGTAAACAGCTTTTTAGTCGATCATTTCCCTGAAATCGTTGATTTAGGATTTACTGCAAAAGTTGAAGAGGATTTTGATGAAATCGCAGAAGGGAAAATCGCATGGCAAAAAGTAATGCAGCACTTTTACGGAGATTTCAAAAAAAGTATTAATGAAAAAGAGAAAACAGTAAATAAAGAGGATTATCTGCAAGTAAGAGAGCTTGGAATTGATCCAAAATCGGGTAAACCTGTTAGTGCAAGAGTTGGAAGATTCGGTCCTTTTATTCAAATAGGAACAAAAGATGATGAAGAAAAACCGAAATTCGTGGCAATTCCCGAACATTTGAATATGGATACGATAACTCTTGATGAGGCTCTGTTTTTATTTACTCTTCCAAGAGTTGTAGGACAAAATGAAGCAGGAGAGGATATTAAAGCAAATATCGGAAGATTCGGTCCCTATTTACAAGTTAAAACAAAATTTTATTCACTAAAAGAGGATGATCCTTATACAATAGAACTTCCAAGAGCTTTAGAGGTTATAAAACAGATTGATGAAGCAAAAGCAAAAGCTAGAATCAAAGAGTTTCCCGAGGAAAAAATCCAAATTTTAATAGGACAATACGGTCCTTATATAAAACAAGGAAGAAAAAACTTTAAAATACCAAAAAGTGTAGAAGCCGAGAATTTAACTCTTGAAGAGACTTTGGAAATAATTGCAAAAGATCCGAAATCTAAAACAACGGCAAAAAAAAGAAGCAGTACGAAAAAAAGTACCGCTAAAAAAACAACAGCTAAGAAAACAGCTTCAAAAACCACAAAGAAATAG
- a CDS encoding UDP-N-acetylmuramate dehydrogenase: MVNKSEKEAKNYFKEVDFSRYSSIHIGPIAEILVINEIGEYKDCQIIGKANNLLISNNPAKFAILGETFDYIKQNDNKLYVGCATSSGKLLSFCRKNNIANLEFLAKLPGNLGGLVKMNAGLKSWEIFNYINKIKTKDGYIKKEDITYEYRNTKIDTIVYEVVFDIEYGFCKEKLKDFNKMRDNQPQKPSAGSCFKNPKGDFAGRLIEEVGLKGFRKGDMAFSEVHSNFLVNLGKGTYEDAIYLINEAKKRVKDKFNIELEEEIMIF; encoded by the coding sequence ATAGTTAATAAAAGTGAAAAAGAAGCAAAAAATTATTTCAAAGAAGTAGATTTTTCAAGATACTCTTCTATTCATATAGGTCCCATAGCTGAAATATTGGTTATAAATGAAATAGGGGAGTATAAAGATTGCCAAATAATAGGAAAAGCAAATAATCTTCTAATCTCTAACAATCCTGCAAAATTTGCAATTTTAGGTGAAACTTTCGATTATATAAAGCAAAATGATAATAAACTTTATGTAGGTTGCGCTACAAGTTCGGGAAAACTTTTGAGTTTTTGTAGAAAAAACAATATTGCAAATTTGGAGTTTTTAGCCAAACTCCCAGGAAACTTGGGAGGACTTGTTAAAATGAATGCAGGTTTAAAAAGTTGGGAAATCTTTAATTATATAAATAAAATAAAAACAAAAGACGGATATATAAAAAAAGAGGATATAACTTACGAATACAGAAATACGAAAATCGATACAATAGTTTATGAAGTTGTTTTTGATATAGAGTATGGTTTTTGCAAAGAGAAGTTAAAAGATTTTAATAAAATGAGAGATAATCAACCTCAAAAACCAAGTGCGGGCAGCTGCTTTAAAAATCCAAAAGGTGATTTTGCAGGACGTTTAATTGAAGAGGTAGGATTAAAAGGTTTTAGAAAAGGAGATATGGCATTTAGTGAAGTTCACTCAAATTTTTTGGTTAATCTGGGAAAAGGGACTTATGAAGATGCAATATATCTTATAAATGAAGCAAAAAAAAGAGTAAAAGATAAATTTAATATAGAATTAGAAGAAGAGATTATGATTTTTTAG
- a CDS encoding menaquinone biosynthesis family protein — protein MLKTISVAHSPDADDIFMYYAIKFGWVTPTDAVFENIADDIETLNQATLKGEYDICAISFALYPFVKDDYALLKTAVSFGEGYGPKLIKRKGTKLKRNFKVALSGEYTTNALLFRIAYPEARITYMNFLDIENAVLKGEVDAGVLIHESILNYSDELEVEREIWDIWVELSGGDLPLPLGGMCLRRSIPLHNAIDYENTLIKAVDVANKNRKVLAPMLLEKGLIRVDAGTLDNYLDLYANDNSVMLSEVQYEALDKLYELGYKHGFYENLIRSKDFLIPSEYQELRNS, from the coding sequence ATTTTGAAAACTATTAGTGTTGCACACTCTCCTGATGCCGATGATATCTTTATGTATTATGCTATTAAATTCGGCTGGGTTACTCCTACAGACGCCGTATTTGAAAACATTGCCGATGATATAGAGACTTTAAATCAAGCTACATTAAAAGGAGAATATGATATTTGTGCCATCTCTTTTGCTTTGTACCCTTTTGTTAAAGATGATTATGCTTTATTAAAAACTGCCGTATCTTTCGGAGAAGGATATGGACCTAAACTTATAAAAAGAAAAGGAACAAAATTAAAAAGAAACTTCAAAGTTGCATTAAGCGGAGAATATACTACAAATGCACTTCTTTTTAGAATTGCATATCCTGAAGCCAGAATTACTTATATGAATTTTTTAGATATTGAAAATGCTGTTTTAAAAGGTGAAGTAGACGCTGGAGTTTTAATTCATGAGTCAATATTAAATTATAGTGATGAATTAGAAGTTGAGCGTGAGATTTGGGATATTTGGGTTGAACTAAGCGGAGGTGATCTGCCTCTTCCTTTAGGAGGAATGTGTTTAAGACGTTCAATCCCTCTTCATAATGCGATTGATTACGAAAATACTTTAATAAAAGCTGTAGATGTTGCAAATAAAAACAGAAAAGTATTAGCTCCAATGTTACTTGAAAAAGGTCTTATTCGAGTTGATGCAGGTACTTTAGACAATTATTTGGATCTTTATGCAAATGATAATTCCGTTATGTTAAGCGAAGTTCAGTATGAAGCTTTGGACAAACTTTACGAGTTGGGTTATAAACATGGCTTTTATGAAAATTTGATTCGTTCAAAAGATTTTTTGATTCCATCTGAATATCAGGAGTTAAGAAATAGTTAA
- a CDS encoding STAS domain-containing protein, whose amino-acid sequence MKNKTELEAELKKTRLIIDAQPNIVIVTNGEKLVDANQAFLEFFGVETVDEFLEKTDCICDFFMNDGSNKYLQKVYPDGTRWADLLIQEPDVLHKAMILNTNAEKTIFEVKANKLISKEGIDYGQDVVVFSDITTMENQATLIAEMEIPILEINQNTTLIPLIGILDSVKSQTLMENILISIKEKTTNVAIVDIEGIIIVDSAVAAHLIKITKATKLMGCTTILSGIAPEVAQTIVNLGINLDGIYTTSTLKDAITLSKTLENEK is encoded by the coding sequence ATGAAAAACAAAACTGAATTAGAAGCTGAATTAAAAAAAACCAGATTAATAATAGATGCCCAACCTAATATCGTAATTGTAACAAACGGTGAAAAATTGGTTGATGCAAATCAAGCTTTTTTAGAATTTTTCGGTGTTGAAACAGTTGATGAGTTTTTAGAAAAAACAGATTGTATTTGTGATTTTTTTATGAATGACGGCTCAAATAAATATTTGCAGAAAGTTTACCCTGACGGAACAAGATGGGCAGATTTATTAATTCAAGAACCTGATGTTCTACATAAAGCTATGATTTTGAATACAAATGCGGAAAAGACTATTTTTGAGGTAAAAGCCAATAAACTTATATCAAAAGAGGGAATTGATTACGGTCAAGACGTAGTTGTATTTTCGGATATTACTACAATGGAAAACCAAGCAACTCTTATTGCAGAGATGGAAATACCTATTTTGGAGATAAATCAAAATACTACATTAATACCTCTAATAGGAATATTGGATTCCGTAAAATCTCAAACTCTAATGGAAAACATATTAATCTCAATTAAAGAAAAAACTACAAATGTAGCAATTGTAGATATTGAAGGTATTATTATAGTCGACAGTGCAGTTGCAGCACACTTAATAAAAATAACAAAAGCTACAAAACTGATGGGTTGTACGACTATTCTTTCAGGAATAGCTCCTGAAGTTGCACAAACAATAGTAAACTTAGGTATAAATTTAGATGGGATATACACAACATCCACATTAAAAGATGCAATTACTCTTTCAAAAACACTTGAAAATGAAAAGTAA
- a CDS encoding ATP-binding protein gives MLLRVTKKSDVAVLLTNVRQFLKEHDISNKGLLLEIKTIVSELIYNIQKYTPKGSVNLEFQDKHNLKIEAIDQGSGIENFNLAIQDGYSTSGTLGLGFASIFRLSDEVEVQTSEQGTIINIKKRV, from the coding sequence ATGCTATTAAGAGTAACAAAAAAAAGTGATGTAGCAGTTTTATTAACAAATGTTCGGCAGTTTTTAAAAGAGCACGATATTTCAAACAAAGGTTTACTTTTGGAGATAAAAACAATAGTATCCGAGCTTATATACAATATTCAAAAATATACTCCAAAAGGCTCTGTTAATTTGGAATTTCAAGATAAACATAATTTAAAAATAGAAGCAATAGATCAAGGAAGCGGAATTGAAAACTTCAATTTGGCAATACAAGACGGATATAGTACAAGCGGAACTTTGGGATTGGGTTTTGCTTCAATTTTCAGACTTAGCGATGAAGTTGAAGTTCAAACAAGTGAACAAGGAACAATAATAAATATAAAAAAAAGAGTCTAA
- a CDS encoding ATP-binding protein has product MKINAQIKPYTTPNECGDFYDFIELDKYFLLVIGDIGGHGSPRVYNIATKIRELIEKNKKESLKELLTLIHSQDYLKTNGMAIFLAQVYKELPIMSYCAIGNTKSFLYREKNFIHLKSQSGILGYDIPRTIKTNLIKLLKNDTLIISTDGVSLHDSQIEPLLRSVKDINILPKKIVANYGKKDDDSLCFIIKFENLKNKNFSAKFQEENLQINSLRGNKRAIKNFNKHSLDKTYKNAIIKEKKSSNIHNIKLLDNDNLIVENLQKKLLNFSIDKLDSIVNFGEKSKVKIKTFLTEALNYSSVDIYLDENLLQLYIHNIKPLAKTLDFLFNNFYIFKDNSCIIHIRFNGHLNSQNIDILVLKEMLELGLNDEDYRKLKQTQENLDKLAKQSKLASMGEMIGNIAHQWRQPLSVISTIATGIEVKKKFDTLDDTDLEKEMDSIMKQVNYLSHTIDDFKNFIKGDREFLPISIKQVLEDTISLVEASLKNNYITLITDISHDIKIEGNKNELEQALINIINNSKDVLKESSKEDKYIFISAKKIEDDNLEIKILDNGGGIDENIIGRIFEPYFTTKHQSVGTGLGLSMAEKILRERYNASIEANNEEFVYKKAKYKGACFTIIFPVNS; this is encoded by the coding sequence TTGAAAATAAATGCTCAGATTAAACCATATACAACTCCAAATGAATGTGGAGATTTTTATGATTTTATTGAACTTGATAAATATTTTTTATTAGTTATAGGAGATATAGGAGGACACGGTAGTCCCAGAGTCTATAATATTGCAACAAAAATAAGAGAGTTAATAGAAAAAAACAAAAAAGAGAGCCTAAAAGAGTTATTAACCTTGATACACTCTCAAGATTATTTAAAAACCAACGGTATGGCCATTTTTTTGGCTCAAGTCTATAAAGAACTTCCAATAATGAGTTATTGTGCTATAGGAAATACAAAATCTTTTCTTTATAGAGAGAAAAACTTTATTCACCTTAAATCTCAAAGCGGAATTTTAGGTTATGATATACCAAGAACTATTAAAACAAATCTGATAAAGCTTTTAAAAAACGATACGCTTATAATATCTACAGACGGTGTAAGTTTGCATGATTCGCAAATAGAACCTCTTTTAAGAAGTGTAAAAGATATAAACATTCTTCCAAAAAAAATTGTAGCTAACTACGGGAAAAAAGATGATGACAGCCTTTGCTTTATAATAAAATTCGAAAATCTAAAAAATAAAAACTTTTCTGCAAAATTTCAAGAAGAGAACTTACAGATAAATAGTCTTAGAGGAAATAAAAGAGCTATAAAAAACTTTAATAAACACTCCCTTGACAAAACATATAAAAATGCAATTATAAAAGAGAAAAAAAGCAGTAATATCCATAATATAAAACTTTTAGACAATGATAACCTGATAGTTGAAAATCTTCAAAAAAAACTTCTGAATTTTAGTATTGACAAACTTGATTCAATAGTTAATTTCGGAGAAAAAAGTAAAGTAAAAATAAAAACATTTTTAACGGAAGCTTTAAATTATTCAAGCGTTGATATATATTTAGATGAAAACCTGCTTCAATTATATATACACAATATCAAACCCTTGGCAAAAACTTTAGACTTCTTATTTAACAATTTTTATATTTTCAAAGATAATAGCTGCATAATACATATAAGATTTAACGGGCATTTAAATAGTCAAAATATTGATATCCTCGTTTTAAAAGAGATGTTGGAACTTGGTTTAAATGATGAAGATTATCGTAAATTAAAACAAACTCAAGAGAACTTAGATAAACTGGCAAAACAGTCAAAACTGGCATCAATGGGAGAAATGATCGGTAATATTGCCCACCAATGGAGACAGCCTTTAAGTGTAATCTCAACAATTGCAACAGGAATAGAGGTAAAGAAAAAATTTGATACCCTTGATGATACGGATCTTGAAAAAGAGATGGACTCCATAATGAAACAGGTAAATTATCTATCTCATACTATAGATGATTTTAAAAACTTTATTAAAGGAGACAGAGAGTTTCTTCCTATTAGTATAAAACAGGTACTTGAAGACACTATTTCATTAGTAGAAGCTAGTCTTAAAAACAACTATATAACTCTTATAACCGATATATCCCATGATATTAAAATTGAAGGGAATAAAAACGAACTAGAGCAGGCTTTAATAAATATTATAAATAACTCAAAAGATGTGTTAAAAGAGTCTTCAAAAGAGGATAAGTATATTTTCATCTCTGCAAAAAAAATAGAAGATGACAATTTGGAAATTAAGATTTTAGATAACGGTGGAGGGATAGACGAAAACATAATAGGAAGAATTTTTGAACCCTATTTTACGACAAAACACCAATCTGTTGGAACAGGTTTAGGTCTTTCTATGGCAGAAAAAATTTTAAGAGAAAGATATAATGCCTCAATAGAAGCCAATAATGAAGAGTTTGTTTATAAAAAAGCTAAATACAAAGGAGCTTGTTTTACAATAATTTTTCCAGTAAATTCTTAA
- the nuoN gene encoding NADH-quinone oxidoreductase subunit NuoN encodes MTSIPSVVIDFASLNFATIVPMLMAIIGALVILCVDLVNRNLDKSLYIMLTILFLLVDLGTLIGYSGDVRGFFDLMLVDGISILSQAIMVFASILFIFTTMSKLRFQEFRYPEYFALYLFVVAGFQFMVSSDSLILIFVGLETASMALYTLIAMHNRKNAIEAAIKYFTMGALATAFFAFGSTLFYAVTGTVELGQISEILTNSNFENYPVILLGVVFLLGAIGFKLSLVPYHTWVADVYEGSTATLAGFLSVVPKIAGFVVALRFFEIFLASGDIYVEIILYATVVLTMTIPNIIALLQTDIKRMLAYSSISNAGFAMGAVLIGTTQATNSLFLYWIMFFITNLGAFTMLWLNRDKSKELSSDHSLEKYSGLIKVSPFTASMMGLFFLSLAGVPPFALFWGKMYLIGSAVNAGYIILALIMAINSAIAAYYYLKPIVYMFLKEPVENNNIEYMANSTTAVKTLIGFCAIVTIFSIFFVEPLLNIISYYVQISGY; translated from the coding sequence ATGACTAGTATTCCATCTGTAGTAATTGATTTTGCTAGTTTAAATTTTGCGACAATCGTACCAATGCTTATGGCAATAATAGGTGCCCTTGTAATTTTATGTGTAGATTTGGTAAATAGAAATCTTGATAAATCTTTATATATTATGCTGACAATACTTTTTTTATTAGTAGATTTAGGTACTTTAATAGGATATTCAGGAGATGTAAGAGGTTTCTTTGATTTAATGCTGGTTGACGGTATTTCAATACTTTCTCAAGCTATTATGGTATTTGCCTCAATATTGTTTATTTTTACAACTATGAGTAAATTAAGATTTCAAGAGTTTAGATATCCTGAATATTTTGCTCTTTATTTATTTGTAGTTGCAGGATTTCAATTTATGGTAAGTTCTGATTCTTTGATTTTGATTTTTGTGGGATTAGAGACTGCTTCAATGGCTTTATACACCTTGATTGCTATGCATAACAGAAAAAATGCAATAGAAGCTGCAATCAAATATTTTACTATGGGAGCTTTAGCTACAGCATTTTTTGCTTTTGGTTCTACTCTTTTTTATGCAGTTACGGGCACAGTTGAACTTGGACAAATTTCAGAAATACTTACAAATTCGAATTTCGAAAATTACCCCGTAATTTTACTTGGAGTGGTGTTTCTTTTAGGTGCTATAGGATTTAAGCTTTCTTTAGTTCCTTATCACACTTGGGTTGCAGATGTATATGAAGGCTCAACTGCAACTTTGGCGGGATTTTTATCAGTTGTTCCGAAAATAGCGGGATTTGTGGTAGCTTTAAGATTTTTTGAGATTTTTTTAGCAAGCGGTGATATATATGTAGAGATTATTCTTTATGCAACAGTTGTTTTAACAATGACTATTCCTAATATTATAGCACTTCTTCAAACTGATATAAAAAGAATGTTGGCTTATTCATCTATCTCTAATGCAGGTTTTGCAATGGGGGCTGTTTTAATAGGAACTACACAAGCTACGAACTCTTTGTTTTTGTATTGGATTATGTTTTTCATTACAAATTTAGGGGCATTTACAATGCTTTGGCTTAATAGAGATAAATCAAAGGAGTTAAGCAGTGACCACTCTTTGGAAAAATATTCAGGTCTTATAAAAGTCTCACCTTTTACAGCTTCAATGATGGGACTTTTTTTCTTATCATTAGCAGGAGTTCCTCCTTTTGCACTTTTCTGGGGGAAAATGTATTTAATCGGAAGTGCCGTAAATGCCGGATATATTATTTTAGCTTTGATTATGGCTATAAACTCTGCAATTGCTGCATACTATTACTTAAAACCGATAGTTTATATGTTTTTAAAAGAGCCAGTAGAAAACAACAATATAGAATATATGGCAAATAGTACAACTGCTGTTAAGACTTTGATAGGATTTTGTGCAATCGTAACTATATTTTCAATTTTCTTTGTAGAACCTTTATTAAATATAATTTCGTATTACGTACAAATTTCAGGTTACTAG